In Leptospira congkakensis, one DNA window encodes the following:
- a CDS encoding EAL domain-containing protein encodes MNHYVPLFQPIFSVEEQTVVAYESLGRRKDEAGNLVSIPEFSDPHVSALRMSVIDRQLLGLALTKIQSTNDLLFVNMSPDQVILEYEESRSNSLPISDLVSSYGIPLNRIVIEITEKSGSYGTDVLAAGVELLREQGFGIALDDVGSESSNLERLGAIKPDIIKIDLNLLKKSIEKREFQSILEYLKQISLSIGSQLLFEGIETEEELYRAISSGASLLQGYFLGRPSDLNHDKQSICDTVVPHLQLYHEQKRKEVAMEIEFEKNIKFQLNHLSLKTLVLENRVIIDPNSFFKLDQKIQRVYITDWLGTQVSPYYVRTNEFGFVENLSMLQKNWSYMPFFYKHVKQVFRDAENWQVSDPYWDKELKKNVIVFSKVNELGYSFFIDVVLD; translated from the coding sequence GTGAATCATTATGTCCCTTTATTCCAACCCATCTTTTCCGTAGAGGAGCAGACGGTAGTCGCGTACGAATCGCTCGGTCGAAGGAAGGACGAGGCCGGTAATTTGGTTTCGATTCCTGAGTTTAGTGATCCTCATGTTTCCGCACTTCGGATGAGTGTCATCGACAGGCAATTGCTTGGACTTGCACTGACAAAAATCCAATCCACAAATGATCTTTTGTTTGTGAACATGTCTCCTGACCAAGTCATTTTGGAATATGAAGAAAGTCGTTCGAACTCATTACCTATTTCTGATTTAGTCAGTAGTTATGGAATTCCTCTGAACCGTATTGTGATTGAGATCACTGAAAAATCGGGAAGTTATGGAACCGATGTTTTGGCAGCAGGGGTTGAATTATTACGTGAACAAGGCTTTGGAATTGCATTAGATGATGTTGGATCTGAATCTTCCAACTTAGAACGATTAGGTGCTATCAAACCAGATATCATCAAAATTGATTTGAATTTATTAAAAAAATCGATCGAAAAAAGAGAATTCCAATCCATATTAGAATACTTAAAACAAATTTCATTAAGTATTGGATCGCAGTTACTTTTTGAAGGAATTGAAACAGAAGAAGAATTATACCGTGCTATTAGTTCGGGAGCGAGTCTTTTACAAGGTTATTTTTTAGGAAGGCCATCGGATCTAAATCATGATAAACAAAGTATCTGTGATACTGTTGTTCCACATTTACAATTGTATCATGAACAGAAACGAAAAGAAGTCGCGATGGAGATTGAATTTGAAAAGAATATCAAATTTCAATTGAACCATCTTTCTTTAAAAACTTTAGTTTTAGAAAATCGTGTGATCATTGATCCAAATTCATTTTTTAAATTAGACCAAAAGATTCAACGAGTGTACATCACGGATTGGTTAGGCACACAAGTTTCTCCATACTATGTTCGGACCAATGAATTTGGATTTGTTGAGAATCTATCAATGTTACAGAAAAACTGGTCCTACATGCCGTTCTTTTATAAACATGTGAAACAAGTATTCCGTGATGCCGAGAACTGGCAGGTAAGTGATCCTTATTGGGATAAAGAATTAAAAAAGAACGTTATCGTATTTTCTAAAGTAAATGAATTAGGTTATTCGTTTTTTATCGACGTTGTTTTGGATTGA
- a CDS encoding RluA family pseudouridine synthase → MKQKTNTRFLPKGLSILYEDRDILVVDKPQGLLTIATESEKSKTAYAALMDYVKKGSERSKNRIFIVHRLDRETSGILVFAKTETAKQTLQESWDKTKKIYLAVSHGNWKEKSGMIQSYLVESKAHRVYSTDEPELGKLSKTKFKVLKETNLYSLLEIELLTGRKNQIRVHLSDKKHPIVGDTKYGNDTRSYPRMALHSFSIQLTHPFSKKELTFESKIPNYISGLVGGYERNSNET, encoded by the coding sequence ATGAAACAAAAAACAAATACGCGATTTTTACCAAAAGGCCTTAGCATTTTATATGAAGATAGAGACATTCTCGTGGTAGACAAACCGCAAGGTCTCTTAACAATCGCAACCGAATCCGAAAAATCAAAAACCGCTTATGCGGCTCTTATGGATTATGTAAAAAAAGGAAGCGAAAGATCTAAAAATAGAATTTTCATTGTTCACAGGTTAGATAGAGAAACTTCCGGAATTTTGGTATTTGCAAAAACAGAAACTGCAAAACAAACACTCCAAGAATCTTGGGACAAAACTAAAAAAATCTATCTGGCCGTAAGCCATGGGAATTGGAAAGAAAAGTCTGGAATGATCCAATCCTATCTTGTTGAATCAAAAGCACACCGAGTGTATTCCACTGATGAACCCGAATTAGGAAAACTTTCTAAAACAAAATTCAAAGTTCTAAAAGAAACAAATTTATATTCTTTGTTAGAAATTGAACTCTTAACTGGACGAAAGAATCAAATCCGTGTCCATCTTTCTGATAAAAAACATCCGATTGTGGGAGATACAAAGTATGGAAACGATACAAGATCATATCCGCGAATGGCCTTACATTCTTTTTCCATCCAATTGACGCATCCGTTTAGTAAAAAAGAACTTACATTTGAATCCAAAATCCCAAATTATATTTCAGGGCTTGTGGGTGGATATGAAAGGAACTCAAATGAAACTTAA
- a CDS encoding quinone-dependent dihydroorotate dehydrogenase, with the protein MFYNHLIKPILFHLDPESAHHLAATILSLSQKIPFFHKTLSSLFAYKSERLKQTIQGIHFPNPLGLAAGFDKTAELFPTMIHMGFGFIEVGTVTAKEQPGNDKPRLFRYPKHKALINRMGFNNPGADKVEIHLKKQQKSGIRGINAGKSKVTELENAVSDYVYTLKKLVPYGDYAVINISSPNTPGLRSLQSKKSLIDLIEGILSAFDQKFPIPLYLKFAPDLSEEELIQNLKICLDYKINGVILTNTTLNKEILGETNPPEGGLSGDPLFERSLRFVSLAYKTLQGKIPIIGVGGIDSGEKAQRMMEAGANLIQIYTGYIYEGPFLPYQICSYLDKVVKEKKLSNVSELVGTGKPL; encoded by the coding sequence TTGTTTTACAATCACCTCATCAAACCTATACTTTTTCATTTAGATCCAGAATCCGCGCACCATTTGGCGGCAACAATCCTTTCGCTTTCGCAAAAAATTCCATTTTTCCACAAAACTCTTTCTTCCCTTTTTGCATACAAATCAGAAAGACTCAAACAAACCATCCAAGGGATTCATTTTCCCAATCCATTAGGACTTGCTGCAGGTTTTGACAAAACAGCAGAACTATTTCCCACAATGATTCATATGGGATTTGGATTCATCGAAGTCGGAACTGTTACTGCCAAAGAACAACCTGGTAATGACAAACCAAGACTCTTTCGTTATCCAAAACACAAAGCTCTCATCAATCGAATGGGATTCAACAACCCAGGTGCGGACAAAGTAGAAATACATTTAAAGAAACAACAAAAGTCTGGAATTCGTGGAATCAACGCTGGCAAATCCAAAGTCACTGAATTAGAAAATGCAGTGAGTGATTATGTCTATACGTTAAAAAAACTAGTTCCTTATGGGGATTACGCTGTGATCAATATCAGCTCTCCCAACACTCCGGGTTTACGTTCTCTCCAATCCAAAAAATCTCTCATCGATCTGATAGAAGGAATCCTATCGGCTTTCGACCAAAAGTTTCCCATACCATTGTATTTAAAATTCGCACCTGATTTATCAGAAGAAGAGTTAATTCAAAATCTAAAGATTTGTTTGGATTACAAAATTAATGGTGTCATTCTGACCAATACTACACTGAATAAAGAAATTCTTGGCGAAACAAATCCACCAGAAGGTGGACTCTCAGGTGATCCACTTTTTGAAAGATCCCTTCGATTTGTGTCCCTTGCTTACAAAACTCTCCAAGGTAAAATTCCCATCATTGGTGTAGGTGGAATCGATTCAGGAGAAAAAGCGCAACGTATGATGGAAGCCGGTGCCAACCTCATTCAAATTTACACTGGTTATATTTATGAAGGACCATTCCTCCCTTACCAAATTTGTTCTTATCTCGACAAAGTGGTAAAAGAAAAGAAACTTTCGAATGTATCCGAACTTGTAGGAACCGGAAAACCACTATGA
- a CDS encoding methyl-accepting chemotaxis protein, producing MKFNSLKIVIISLSVAVIMVLTLGITSFAYVIGKNYIVDAYIGEMKNVARLSGKRIQNFFDQQFLLAEFTATNPEFAEHCIKKDRKFLDPLLANLSKKFGVYENVFISTAEENPIVFSDATGKAIGFRWGNTGFDENIKAVLEGKPLLSKVNRSPVTQEPVAVLTVPVFQGKQVVAIFAFAISLNHLTDEVVKDVKIGNEGFVAITDREGQVIGHPDKSLILKLDLQKLDWGKKLLELKSDEHMEYFFGKEKIATVFDLGQYNIRLATIATKGEVLIVVHDMLLKIGIFSIIILSISIFTLYRLITQRLKPISGLRDLLKKMSAGDLSHSLAITHNDEIGELSGDTNSFLLSLRKIISEIQFISQELASSAGELSSSSDSFSGGAQATAASTEQMSATVEEMSASMENITGSIDIQHRNISQFQIKIQELANSVKRVADEIDHTLTRMKSISNQAKEGEQSLTGMNDMISNILKSSDEMKAIIAIINEISDQTQLLALNAAIEAARAGDAGRGFAVVAEEISKLSIRTASSIKSISEMINKNSKELDGGARSIQSSTSLIQEIIRNINGVSEAMDSLYTIMGSQSEINQSVLENSGIVKGESDQIKVAADEQRGAVREITDVITQINEHTINTAAGAEEMSSSAKNLSNTADKLKGICDQFQL from the coding sequence ATGAAATTCAATAGCCTAAAGATCGTTATCATTTCACTCAGTGTGGCCGTCATTATGGTCTTAACCTTAGGGATCACATCATTTGCCTATGTCATTGGCAAAAACTACATTGTCGATGCTTACATTGGCGAAATGAAAAACGTTGCCAGACTCTCCGGAAAACGAATCCAGAATTTTTTTGACCAACAATTTTTGTTAGCCGAATTTACAGCCACAAACCCGGAATTTGCGGAACATTGTATTAAAAAAGATCGTAAATTTCTAGACCCACTCCTTGCCAATCTCAGTAAAAAGTTCGGCGTTTATGAAAATGTTTTTATATCTACAGCTGAAGAAAACCCAATCGTTTTTTCTGATGCCACCGGTAAAGCCATTGGTTTCCGTTGGGGAAACACTGGCTTCGATGAAAATATCAAAGCGGTTCTGGAAGGAAAACCGCTTTTAAGTAAGGTGAATCGATCTCCTGTCACTCAGGAACCCGTTGCAGTTTTGACAGTACCAGTGTTCCAAGGCAAACAAGTTGTGGCGATCTTTGCCTTTGCCATTTCTTTAAATCATCTTACCGATGAAGTTGTGAAGGATGTCAAAATTGGAAATGAAGGTTTTGTTGCCATCACTGATAGAGAAGGCCAAGTGATTGGACATCCAGATAAATCTTTAATCCTAAAACTGGATCTTCAAAAACTAGATTGGGGAAAAAAGTTACTCGAGCTAAAATCTGATGAACATATGGAATATTTTTTTGGTAAAGAAAAAATCGCAACGGTATTTGATTTAGGTCAATATAACATTCGATTGGCAACCATTGCTACGAAAGGAGAAGTTCTCATCGTTGTCCATGATATGTTACTTAAGATTGGAATCTTTTCTATTATCATTTTGAGTATTTCTATATTCACATTGTATCGTTTGATCACTCAAAGATTAAAACCAATTTCTGGACTTAGAGATCTTTTGAAAAAAATGTCTGCTGGTGATTTGAGCCATTCATTAGCAATCACACATAATGATGAAATTGGAGAGTTGAGTGGTGATACAAATTCCTTTTTACTCAGTCTTCGAAAAATCATCTCAGAGATTCAGTTTATTTCTCAGGAACTTGCATCAAGTGCCGGTGAACTTTCTTCTAGTTCCGATAGTTTTTCTGGAGGAGCACAAGCCACAGCCGCTTCCACCGAACAGATGTCAGCCACTGTTGAAGAAATGTCTGCCAGTATGGAAAATATTACTGGTTCCATTGATATCCAACATAGAAACATTTCTCAATTCCAAATTAAAATCCAAGAGTTAGCCAATAGTGTCAAACGAGTGGCTGATGAAATTGATCATACACTCACACGAATGAAATCCATTTCCAACCAGGCGAAAGAAGGTGAACAGTCTCTTACGGGAATGAATGATATGATTAGTAATATCCTGAAATCATCAGATGAGATGAAAGCCATCATTGCCATCATCAATGAAATTTCAGACCAAACACAACTCTTAGCTCTTAACGCTGCGATTGAAGCGGCTCGTGCTGGAGATGCGGGAAGGGGATTTGCGGTTGTTGCTGAGGAGATTTCTAAACTTTCAATTCGAACTGCCTCTTCCATCAAATCGATTTCGGAGATGATCAATAAAAACTCTAAAGAACTGGATGGAGGTGCGAGGAGCATCCAATCTTCCACTTCTCTCATCCAAGAGATCATTAGAAACATCAATGGAGTTTCCGAAGCAATGGATTCTCTTTATACCATTATGGGATCCCAATCGGAAATCAACCAATCGGTTTTGGAAAACTCTGGAATCGTCAAAGGGGAATCGGACCAAATCAAAGTAGCTGCCGATGAACAAAGAGGAGCTGTAAGAGAAATTACAGATGTGATCACCCAAATCAACGAACATACTATCAACACTGCGGCGGGAGCTGAAGAGATGTCTTCCTCCGCCAAAAATCTTTCCAATACAGCGGACAAATTGAAAGGGATTTGCGACCAATTCCAGTTGTAA
- a CDS encoding HAD family hydrolase: protein MKLKGYIFDMDGVVVDNHSFHFKAWMEFSKKYNFPLNSEIYRDTFNGKTNADLFRMIFGNISDKEIKQYGDEKESWYQTLYQKEMKPHTGLVEYLDYLKAQDVKIALGTSAPPMNVDFTLDNLSLRHYFDVIIDGSKVEKGKPDPQVYELCAKELGLAPKECVVFEDSLAGLQSGKAAGCSIIGVATSHTESELKSHVNQIIHNFTDPLVFSL, encoded by the coding sequence ATGAAACTTAAAGGATATATTTTTGATATGGATGGTGTGGTGGTGGATAACCATTCCTTTCATTTTAAGGCTTGGATGGAGTTTTCAAAAAAATATAATTTTCCATTAAACTCAGAAATTTACCGCGATACCTTCAATGGTAAAACCAATGCGGATCTTTTTCGAATGATCTTTGGAAATATTTCAGATAAAGAAATCAAACAGTATGGTGATGAAAAAGAAAGTTGGTACCAAACTTTGTATCAAAAAGAAATGAAACCCCATACAGGACTTGTGGAATACTTAGATTATTTAAAAGCCCAAGATGTAAAAATTGCTCTAGGAACTTCTGCTCCGCCAATGAATGTAGATTTTACTTTAGACAATCTATCTTTAAGGCATTATTTTGATGTGATCATCGATGGATCAAAGGTTGAAAAAGGAAAACCAGACCCACAAGTGTATGAACTTTGTGCAAAAGAATTAGGACTGGCACCAAAAGAATGTGTGGTTTTCGAAGATTCCTTAGCAGGTTTACAATCAGGAAAAGCTGCTGGATGTTCCATCATCGGTGTGGCCACATCCCATACGGAATCAGAATTAAAAAGTCATGTAAATCAAATCATACATAACTTTACCGACCCATTAGTATTTTCTTTATAA
- a CDS encoding response regulator, producing MINLLAVDDEMINLMIIDESLSDKGFNVVKAKDGEEAFQILSSDVTIFHAIILDRLMPKMDGIELLKKIKRSEKYKDIPVIFQTAMSSVTDMTEGLDAGAFYYLTKPYSRTLLVRIVQTAVEHFIKLQRAKEDLHKGMGALRHMITGEFRIRSIRESHELAPLLANACPDPERVLTGIMEILNNAIEHGNLGISYQEKSELHDNDKLMEEIFRRLDTPEFKDKFVKVTFEKKDRNIEIRVSDQGKGFDWQRYLSVEAMTKNAFKTHGRGIFMARKLSFDDLSYTDEGRTAVIRIDLSSKQGNLLTDFQE from the coding sequence ATGATTAATCTACTAGCAGTAGACGATGAAATGATCAACTTGATGATCATTGATGAATCTTTATCTGATAAGGGATTTAACGTTGTAAAAGCGAAAGATGGCGAAGAAGCCTTTCAAATCCTTAGCTCCGACGTTACTATTTTTCACGCAATTATTTTGGATCGACTCATGCCAAAGATGGATGGAATCGAACTTCTCAAAAAAATCAAACGATCAGAAAAGTATAAAGATATTCCTGTGATCTTTCAAACAGCTATGAGTTCGGTCACTGACATGACGGAAGGATTGGATGCCGGTGCTTTTTATTATTTAACAAAACCTTATTCCAGAACTTTGTTAGTTCGCATTGTTCAAACGGCGGTAGAACATTTTATCAAACTCCAACGTGCCAAAGAAGACTTACATAAAGGAATGGGTGCACTTAGGCATATGATCACTGGAGAATTTCGCATTCGTTCCATTCGTGAATCGCATGAATTGGCACCACTTCTTGCCAATGCCTGTCCAGATCCCGAACGCGTGTTAACTGGTATTATGGAAATTTTAAACAATGCCATTGAACATGGAAATCTAGGAATTTCTTATCAAGAAAAATCGGAACTCCATGACAATGATAAATTGATGGAAGAAATTTTTAGAAGATTGGATACTCCTGAGTTTAAAGATAAATTTGTAAAAGTTACTTTTGAAAAAAAAGACCGCAATATAGAAATCCGAGTGAGTGACCAAGGCAAAGGGTTTGATTGGCAAAGGTATTTGTCAGTGGAAGCCATGACAAAGAATGCTTTTAAAACCCATGGTCGTGGGATTTTTATGGCTCGTAAGTTATCCTTTGACGATCTGTCTTATACCGATGAAGGAAGAACTGCTGTCATTCGGATTGACTTATCAAGTAAACAAGGGAATTTGCTCACCGACTTTCAAGAATAA
- a CDS encoding sensor histidine kinase, producing the protein MAPNSSFARIWQNPSDFPAEAVLRELENLLRSNPDFWLKINREGIIVDYKTSRFVNIGDKPETLLGKHIDVGLPPYLREITTEALAYLSEKKSQVFWKEYSYGIEPNIRHVEVRFVVLYEGYIMSNHRDITERKRLESAFLESESRFLSMAQNAADSIIIINDEGIIQFFNKTAEDTFGYSHEEVIGKNVTMIIPGEYKDKHDEYLRRYKATGTQHIIGVGRELSAQRKSGEIFPCELSVGEFKTKAGKMFTGILRDISLRKNQEQELYQYRNHLEELVESQTMDLKMSKNIAEEASYMKSLFLANISHELKTPIHAILSYAELGEEKSATVSPEKIKEYFQIIDSSGKRLLGLLENLLDIAKLESGKMRYLFEKNCLKETTKFVINEMRVILEKRGITVVLVDKEERWEAEFDYERIQQVIRNILSNALKFIPNDTNIEISMIRREFIPRKTQSYVNGIGIQIRDFGPGIPPEDLDKIFEKFIQSKQVKAGTKGTGLGLSISREIVNDHHGLLYAENHEEKGAIFTMLIPCSREGL; encoded by the coding sequence ATGGCACCTAATTCTTCATTTGCCCGGATTTGGCAAAATCCTTCGGACTTTCCAGCAGAAGCCGTACTCCGAGAATTGGAAAACCTACTCAGGTCCAATCCAGATTTTTGGCTCAAAATCAATCGAGAAGGAATCATCGTTGATTATAAAACTTCGAGGTTTGTGAACATTGGCGACAAACCAGAAACTCTACTTGGTAAACATATTGATGTAGGTCTTCCTCCCTACCTACGCGAAATCACAACAGAAGCTCTAGCATATTTGTCTGAGAAAAAAAGCCAAGTGTTTTGGAAAGAGTATTCTTATGGTATAGAACCAAACATACGTCATGTGGAAGTACGTTTTGTGGTTTTATATGAAGGATACATCATGTCCAACCATAGGGACATCACAGAAAGAAAAAGATTAGAAAGTGCCTTTCTCGAAAGTGAATCTAGATTCCTTTCCATGGCACAAAATGCCGCCGATTCTATTATCATCATTAACGATGAAGGAATTATCCAATTTTTTAACAAAACTGCAGAAGATACATTTGGTTACAGCCATGAAGAAGTTATCGGTAAAAATGTTACGATGATTATTCCTGGTGAATACAAAGACAAACATGATGAATATCTTCGGAGATACAAAGCAACAGGGACACAACATATCATTGGAGTGGGAAGGGAACTTTCCGCACAACGGAAGTCAGGCGAAATTTTTCCATGTGAATTGTCAGTAGGTGAATTTAAAACAAAAGCCGGTAAAATGTTTACGGGAATTTTGCGTGACATCAGCCTTCGAAAAAACCAAGAACAAGAATTATACCAATATAGAAATCATTTAGAAGAATTGGTCGAAAGCCAGACCATGGACTTAAAAATGTCCAAAAATATTGCGGAAGAAGCATCTTATATGAAATCACTTTTTCTCGCCAATATCTCTCACGAACTAAAAACACCAATCCATGCCATTTTGAGTTATGCCGAACTTGGAGAAGAAAAATCTGCCACAGTTTCTCCCGAAAAAATAAAGGAATACTTTCAGATCATTGATTCCTCAGGGAAACGATTGTTAGGTTTACTTGAAAATTTGTTAGATATTGCCAAATTAGAATCCGGCAAAATGCGATATCTATTCGAAAAGAATTGTCTGAAAGAAACGACTAAATTTGTGATCAACGAAATGCGTGTGATTTTGGAAAAAAGAGGGATCACAGTTGTTTTAGTAGATAAGGAAGAACGTTGGGAAGCAGAGTTTGATTATGAACGGATCCAACAAGTGATACGAAATATTCTATCAAATGCATTAAAATTCATCCCAAATGACACTAATATTGAAATTAGTATGATTCGAAGAGAATTTATTCCGAGAAAAACTCAGTCATATGTAAATGGTATCGGAATACAGATTCGTGACTTTGGGCCGGGAATTCCCCCTGAAGATTTGGATAAAATTTTTGAAAAATTCATTCAATCCAAACAAGTGAAAGCAGGAACTAAGGGTACGGGACTTGGTTTGTCCATTTCCCGAGAAATTGTCAATGACCACCACGGTTTGTTGTATGCCGAGAACCATGAAGAAAAGGGAGCTATTTTTACTATGTTAATTCCTTGTTCTCGCGAGGGTCTTTGA
- a CDS encoding DUF2804 domain-containing protein → MINKNLMLPFLLGMAIISSLLIYSCSNSKLGPNEVQDQTGKIITLIPEPGQDPTNQKEIKSPIPVLSNDGKLNVSGWARYPYFQIDESYIKADPKRYKRWEHYTFYNEKFGGAITVTDIGNLAMGSVELLDFATGKVLFSKTELVRPGEIFFPTNTTDPIEFKKGDQYIRITKLKGKRIIEYSVHGDTNSESIKGNFELEEKAPEALAVITPFSESSFFYEYKMPSLICKGSIQYNNTTYEFDDKSYAVLDWGRGTWPEKNKWLWAAGAGLIKGELLSLNLGYGFGIPNNATENGIVYKGKVHKLDKVTWKYDVTDYKKPWKFISNEGRLELEFTPVYLLSSDIDLAGMFGFLKQLYQNFSFSEILDLLKTEAYLNKVFGHYNGYVVLDDGTKLEVKDLAGFAEQMYQQW, encoded by the coding sequence ATGATAAACAAAAATTTGATGTTACCGTTCTTACTTGGAATGGCCATCATATCATCTCTTCTAATCTATTCTTGTTCTAATTCAAAATTAGGACCAAACGAAGTTCAAGACCAAACTGGGAAAATCATCACATTGATTCCCGAACCAGGCCAAGATCCAACCAACCAGAAAGAAATCAAAAGTCCCATCCCAGTATTGTCAAACGATGGTAAGTTGAATGTTTCTGGTTGGGCGAGATATCCTTATTTTCAAATTGATGAATCTTATATAAAAGCAGATCCCAAACGATACAAACGTTGGGAACATTATACATTCTACAATGAAAAGTTTGGTGGCGCTATTACTGTTACAGACATTGGAAATTTAGCAATGGGCAGTGTGGAACTTTTGGACTTTGCTACAGGAAAGGTTTTATTTTCTAAAACAGAATTGGTAAGACCGGGAGAAATTTTTTTTCCAACCAATACAACCGATCCCATTGAATTCAAAAAAGGTGATCAGTACATTCGAATTACCAAATTAAAGGGAAAAAGAATCATCGAATATTCGGTCCATGGAGATACTAATTCCGAATCCATTAAAGGTAATTTTGAATTAGAAGAAAAAGCACCGGAAGCACTTGCAGTCATCACTCCTTTTTCCGAATCTTCTTTTTTTTATGAATACAAAATGCCGAGTTTGATCTGTAAAGGTTCCATCCAATACAACAATACTACTTATGAGTTTGATGACAAAAGTTATGCGGTACTTGATTGGGGAAGAGGGACATGGCCTGAAAAAAATAAATGGTTATGGGCTGCTGGAGCAGGCCTTATCAAAGGTGAGTTACTCAGTTTGAATTTGGGATACGGGTTTGGAATTCCAAACAATGCCACAGAGAATGGAATTGTTTACAAAGGAAAGGTTCATAAACTAGATAAAGTCACTTGGAAGTATGATGTAACCGATTATAAAAAACCTTGGAAATTTATAAGTAACGAAGGTCGTTTGGAATTAGAATTCACTCCAGTGTATCTTTTATCCTCAGACATCGACTTAGCAGGAATGTTCGGATTTTTAAAACAATTGTACCAAAACTTTAGTTTTTCGGAAATTTTGGACTTACTCAAAACAGAAGCATACTTAAATAAAGTTTTTGGTCATTACAACGGATATGTGGTCTTGGATGACGGCACAAAACTCGAAGTAAAAGACCTTGCTGGTTTTGCAGAACAAATGTACCAGCAGTGGTAA
- a CDS encoding LA_3150 family lipoprotein — protein sequence MKFKMNLMIRIFIILVVSYFLGNCQSKEQNRENISSLVVNNLLNGVADRNKSLVVMEVADLGGSYTGTCYDTFQLNGGNVGSTAYFNTPPGGAGGLLNTNIKKYAVSTSSCSDLGFASGSNFGSTSQRPNPNDMFTFKMYTCDPNNNPCGKSAITTAGF from the coding sequence ATGAAATTTAAAATGAATTTAATGATACGAATTTTTATAATTCTAGTGGTTTCTTACTTTTTGGGGAACTGCCAATCGAAGGAACAAAACCGAGAAAACATTTCTTCACTTGTGGTGAACAATTTACTGAATGGTGTAGCCGACAGAAACAAATCATTAGTCGTGATGGAAGTTGCTGATCTTGGTGGATCGTATACAGGAACTTGTTATGACACTTTCCAACTGAATGGTGGAAATGTTGGATCTACTGCTTATTTTAACACTCCACCAGGTGGTGCTGGCGGACTCTTAAATACCAATATTAAAAAATATGCAGTATCCACTTCCTCTTGTTCGGATTTGGGTTTTGCTAGTGGAAGTAATTTTGGCTCTACTTCACAAAGACCAAACCCGAACGATATGTTCACATTCAAAATGTACACTTGTGATCCGAACAATAACCCATGTGGGAAATCAGCGATCACAACTGCAGGATTTTGA